The following are encoded in a window of Salinibacter ruber DSM 13855 genomic DNA:
- a CDS encoding pirin family protein codes for MTTPETSAPESPTIRLRRSDERGFEDMGWTDNWMTFSFADYHDPDWMHFGPLRVMVENHIQPHEGFSAHPHRDAEILTYVSSGTLTHGDDQGHEAGISAGEMQLISAGSEGMVHSEENHHDVVEQNYQMWLIPDRAGTDFAYHERGFSPDERQGQFRCYVAPYTSETAGPDGPMPVNTDAYVYAGLFEAGDRVEHALARNRGAWVQVVEGEVEVAGVTLQSGDGAGIADTDALHFAFGAETEALLFDLGMDVPLLWT; via the coding sequence ATGACCACGCCAGAGACATCCGCCCCTGAGTCCCCCACCATTCGCCTCCGCCGCAGTGACGAGCGGGGCTTCGAGGACATGGGGTGGACCGACAACTGGATGACCTTCTCGTTCGCGGACTACCACGACCCGGACTGGATGCACTTCGGGCCGCTGCGGGTGATGGTGGAGAACCACATCCAGCCCCACGAAGGATTCTCGGCGCACCCACACCGCGACGCGGAGATCCTCACGTACGTCTCGTCGGGCACGCTGACCCACGGCGACGACCAGGGCCACGAGGCCGGCATCTCGGCTGGGGAAATGCAGCTCATCAGCGCCGGGAGCGAGGGCATGGTCCACTCCGAGGAGAACCACCACGACGTGGTGGAGCAAAACTACCAGATGTGGCTCATCCCGGATCGGGCCGGGACCGACTTTGCCTACCACGAGCGCGGGTTCTCGCCCGACGAGCGGCAGGGCCAGTTCCGCTGCTACGTGGCCCCGTATACGTCCGAGACGGCCGGGCCGGACGGTCCGATGCCCGTGAACACCGACGCTTACGTCTACGCCGGCCTATTCGAGGCGGGCGATCGGGTCGAACACGCCCTGGCCCGGAACCGTGGGGCCTGGGTCCAGGTGGTGGAGGGCGAGGTGGAGGTCGCCGGCGTCACCCTCCAGAGCGGCGACGGGGCCGGGATTGCCGACACCGACGCGCTTCACTTTGCGTTCGGGGCCGAGACCGAGGCGCTGCTCTTCGACTTGGGCATGGACGTGCCCCTCCTCTGGACGTAA